From a region of the Streptomyces sp. B21-083 genome:
- a CDS encoding inositol monophosphatase family protein, producing MIVDNETIEEFLARHASDVEEAVRQAAAAEIMPRFRQLADHEVDQKSGPHDLVTDADRKAELYLTEVLPKLLPGSVVVGEEAVHANPASYEAIQDDAPVWIVDPVDGTRQFVHGDPGFCTLVALAHRGVVRASWTFAAARDQLATAVRGQGAFLDGIPLHAGTPEPGSDLRVATSHPDYTTDEQKRALLGLWADGVQPRACGSAGLEYLAIARGELDATAFSWEAAWDHAAGILLVEEAGGVHLTRAGEPFRITGGNALPFTAARDSATARRVVELLSGAA from the coding sequence ATGATCGTAGACAACGAAACCATCGAAGAGTTTCTCGCCCGGCACGCGTCCGACGTCGAAGAAGCGGTCCGCCAGGCGGCGGCCGCGGAGATCATGCCGCGCTTCCGTCAGCTCGCCGACCACGAGGTCGACCAGAAGAGCGGCCCGCACGACCTGGTGACGGACGCCGACCGCAAGGCCGAGCTCTATCTGACCGAGGTGCTGCCCAAGCTGCTGCCCGGCTCCGTCGTGGTCGGCGAGGAGGCGGTGCACGCCAACCCCGCCTCGTACGAGGCGATACAGGACGACGCGCCGGTGTGGATCGTCGACCCGGTGGACGGCACCCGGCAGTTCGTCCACGGTGACCCCGGCTTCTGCACGCTCGTCGCGCTCGCCCACCGCGGGGTCGTCCGCGCGTCGTGGACCTTCGCCGCGGCCCGTGACCAGCTCGCCACGGCGGTCCGAGGCCAGGGCGCCTTCCTCGACGGCATCCCCCTGCACGCGGGCACGCCCGAGCCCGGCAGCGACCTCCGGGTGGCCACGTCCCACCCGGACTACACGACGGACGAGCAGAAGCGCGCGCTGCTCGGCCTGTGGGCCGACGGTGTCCAGCCGCGCGCCTGCGGCTCGGCGGGCCTGGAGTATCTGGCGATCGCCCGGGGTGAGCTGGACGCCACGGCGTTCTCCTGGGAGGCCGCCTGGGACCACGCCGCAGGCATCCTCCTTGTCGAGGAGGCAGGCGGCGTCCACCTGACGCGCGCGGGGGAGCCGTTCCGTATCACCGGCGGCAATGCGCTGCCGTTCACCGCGGCGCGGGACTCGGCCACGGCTCGCCGGGTGGTGGAACTGCTGTCGGGCGCAGCCTGA
- a CDS encoding gamma-glutamyltransferase family protein: protein MFTTRPTLQGTFGMVSSTHWLASQSAMAVLEGGGNAYDAAVAAGFVLHVVEPHLNGPGGEVPIIVAPAGGEVRVLCGQGVAPAGATVTHYRGLGLDLVPGTGPLAAAVPGAFDAWMLLLRDHGTKPLADVLAYAIGYAEDGHAPVENVGATVETVRELFETEWTSSADVYLPGGRSPRPGELFRNPALAATWKRLLAEVAGAGDRVAQIEAAREVWRTGFIAEALVRQSARPTLDTSGKHHTGTLTAADLASWSAAYEAPATYDWHGWTLCKAGPWSQGPVLLQQLALLPPELSELPEYGSADYVHLLIEGCKLAMADREAWYGDASGGADVPLDDLLSDAYNAARRSLVGDAASHELRPGSPGGRTPRLSARARVPVTDEPGTGAPGAGEPTVAKLSTSPVPGEPEITADGSTRGDTCHLDVVDRWGNMVAATPSGGWLQSNPVVPELGFPLGTRLQMTWLEEGLPNSLTPGRRPRTTLTPSVALRDGVPVLAFGTPGGDQQDQWQLHFFLAVALGGRVRGGLDLQGAIDAPNWHNDSFPGSFHPRGTRPGSVTVEARMPDGVIEELRRRGHGVTIGDDWSEGRLCAVARDPETGVLSAAANPRGMQGYAVGR from the coding sequence ATGTTCACCACCCGACCCACCCTCCAGGGCACCTTCGGCATGGTGTCCTCCACGCACTGGCTGGCCTCGCAGTCGGCGATGGCCGTCCTGGAGGGCGGCGGCAACGCCTACGACGCCGCGGTGGCCGCGGGTTTCGTCCTGCACGTCGTCGAACCGCACCTGAACGGGCCCGGCGGTGAGGTGCCGATCATCGTCGCGCCGGCCGGCGGCGAGGTGCGGGTGCTGTGCGGGCAGGGCGTCGCGCCGGCCGGGGCCACGGTCACGCACTACCGGGGACTGGGGCTCGACCTCGTGCCCGGCACCGGCCCCCTCGCCGCCGCCGTGCCCGGTGCCTTCGACGCCTGGATGCTGCTGCTCCGCGACCACGGCACCAAGCCGCTCGCCGATGTCCTCGCGTACGCCATCGGGTACGCCGAGGACGGACACGCGCCCGTGGAGAACGTCGGCGCGACCGTCGAGACCGTACGAGAACTCTTCGAGACGGAGTGGACCTCGTCGGCGGACGTGTACCTGCCCGGCGGCCGGTCGCCCCGGCCCGGCGAGCTGTTCCGCAATCCCGCCCTGGCCGCCACCTGGAAGCGACTGCTCGCCGAAGTCGCCGGGGCGGGGGACCGCGTCGCCCAGATCGAGGCGGCACGGGAGGTGTGGCGCACCGGCTTCATCGCCGAGGCGCTCGTACGACAGTCCGCGCGGCCCACCCTCGACACCAGCGGCAAGCACCACACCGGCACCCTGACAGCCGCCGACCTCGCCTCGTGGTCCGCGGCCTACGAGGCCCCGGCGACCTACGACTGGCACGGCTGGACCCTCTGCAAGGCCGGCCCCTGGAGTCAGGGCCCGGTCCTCCTCCAGCAACTCGCGCTGCTCCCGCCCGAGCTGTCCGAGCTGCCCGAGTACGGGTCCGCCGACTACGTCCATCTGCTGATCGAGGGCTGCAAGCTCGCCATGGCGGACCGGGAGGCCTGGTACGGGGACGCGTCCGGCGGAGCCGACGTACCGCTCGACGACCTGCTTTCCGACGCCTACAACGCCGCCCGCCGGAGCCTCGTCGGGGACGCGGCCTCGCACGAGCTCAGGCCCGGGAGCCCCGGCGGGCGAACCCCGCGACTGAGCGCACGCGCGCGCGTGCCGGTCACGGACGAACCCGGGACCGGCGCCCCGGGGGCCGGGGAGCCGACCGTCGCCAAGCTCTCCACCTCACCCGTGCCCGGCGAGCCCGAGATCACCGCCGACGGTTCCACCCGGGGCGACACCTGCCACCTCGATGTCGTCGACCGCTGGGGCAACATGGTCGCGGCCACACCCAGTGGCGGCTGGCTCCAGTCCAACCCCGTCGTACCCGAACTGGGCTTCCCCCTCGGCACCCGGCTCCAGATGACCTGGCTGGAGGAGGGCCTGCCCAACTCCCTCACCCCGGGCCGCCGCCCCCGGACCACCCTCACGCCCTCTGTCGCACTGCGCGACGGGGTACCGGTACTGGCGTTCGGTACGCCCGGCGGGGACCAGCAGGACCAGTGGCAGCTGCACTTCTTCCTCGCGGTCGCCCTGGGTGGCAGAGTGCGAGGCGGCCTGGACCTCCAGGGCGCGATCGACGCCCCGAACTGGCACAACGACAGCTTCCCGGGGTCGTTCCACCCGCGCGGCACGCGCCCGGGCAGCGTCACCGTGGAGGCCCGCATGCCGGACGGGGTGATCGAGGAGCTGCGTCGCCGGGGGCACGGCGTGACGATCGGCGACGACTGGTCCGAGGGCCGGCTGTGCGCGGTCGCCCGGGACCCGGAGACGGGCGTCCTGTCGGCGGCGGCTAATCCGCGCGGGATGCAGGGGTACGCGGTCGGGCGCTGA
- a CDS encoding class I SAM-dependent methyltransferase, producing MSSSSAVTENASPELPAVREEILAYYARGGEDARLRQGSGRLELWRTQDVLRRLLPSAPARVLDVGGGSGVHARWLARDGYEVELVDPVPLHVEQAGRLPGVTARRGDARALPADDASYDVVLLLGPLYHLPERPDRVRALREALRVVRPGGLVVAATINRHTALHGLLRQGLYFDPAHRARTDGVSTHGRHGTDHGTFTTAYLAEPAEAPAEFGEAGLVPEGQYGLEGVAWLMGGVEEWLDDPERREAVMSATRRIESEPTLLGASGHVLTAGRRRRPTGTGVSV from the coding sequence ATGTCTTCCTCATCGGCCGTCACAGAGAACGCGTCTCCCGAACTCCCCGCCGTGCGCGAGGAGATCCTCGCCTACTACGCGCGCGGCGGGGAGGACGCCCGTCTCCGGCAGGGGTCCGGACGGCTGGAGTTGTGGCGGACCCAGGACGTGCTCCGGCGGCTGCTGCCCTCGGCTCCCGCGCGCGTGCTGGACGTCGGCGGGGGCAGTGGAGTGCACGCGCGGTGGCTGGCGCGGGACGGGTACGAGGTCGAGCTCGTCGATCCCGTGCCGCTGCACGTGGAACAGGCGGGGCGGCTGCCCGGTGTCACGGCCCGGCGGGGGGACGCCCGCGCGCTGCCCGCGGACGACGCCTCGTACGACGTCGTGCTGCTGCTGGGCCCGCTCTACCACCTGCCCGAACGACCGGACCGGGTAAGGGCGTTGAGGGAGGCGCTGCGGGTCGTCCGGCCCGGGGGACTGGTCGTCGCGGCCACCATCAACCGCCATACCGCGCTGCACGGCCTGCTGAGGCAGGGGCTCTACTTCGATCCGGCGCACCGGGCCCGTACCGACGGCGTCAGCACCCACGGCAGGCACGGCACGGACCACGGCACGTTCACCACCGCCTACCTCGCCGAACCGGCCGAGGCCCCGGCCGAGTTCGGCGAGGCCGGACTCGTCCCGGAAGGTCAGTACGGGCTGGAGGGCGTCGCCTGGCTCATGGGTGGCGTCGAGGAGTGGCTGGACGACCCGGAGCGCCGCGAGGCCGTCATGTCCGCGACCCGCCGCATCGAGTCCGAACCGACGCTGCTCGGCGCGAGCGGCCACGTGCTGACGGCGGGACGACGCCGGCGACCCACCGGAACCGGTGTGTCCGTTTGA
- a CDS encoding NCS1 family nucleobase:cation symporter-1: MTDTAPTAIPPSSQLTLPDGRVEISPDAPVPSGPYANEDLLPVPVEKRTWNTYNFSALWVGMAHNTASWTLASGLIAVGMDWKQAVLTIALANVIVLVPMLLTGHAGPKYGIPFPVFARASFGVRGANLPAVVRALVACGWFGIQTWIGGEAIYFLAGKLIGDSWANASHVGGYAWTMWLSFAIFWAIQVAIIYRGMETIRRFENWAAPFVLLGAGVMLWWMASKAGGFGPLLDQPSKVGYGADFWKIFAPALMGMIGFWSTLSLNIPDFTRYGKSQKAQTWGQALGLPTTMTLFAFLSVMVTSGSQAVYGEAIWDPVQLAAKTDNVFGLLFALVTVLVATLSVNVAANLVSPAFDFSNIAPRKISFRAGALATCVLGVLIFPWKLYSDPQGYIFTWLGLVGGLLGTVAGILIADYWILRRGKLDLADLYRAGGRYWYDNGWNWRAVVAFLVGGVLAVGGANFAPLIDGRPIPALSSLADYGWAVGLGTSMVLYLVLMLATGQGRTGTREEAQV, translated from the coding sequence ATGACGGACACCGCTCCTACGGCCATACCGCCGTCCTCCCAACTCACCCTCCCCGACGGCCGGGTGGAGATCTCCCCCGACGCGCCCGTGCCCAGCGGGCCGTACGCCAACGAGGACCTGCTGCCCGTTCCGGTCGAGAAGCGCACCTGGAACACGTACAACTTCTCGGCTCTCTGGGTGGGCATGGCCCACAACACGGCCTCCTGGACCCTCGCTTCGGGTCTGATCGCCGTGGGCATGGACTGGAAGCAGGCCGTGCTCACGATCGCCCTGGCGAACGTGATCGTGCTGGTCCCGATGCTGCTCACCGGGCACGCCGGGCCGAAGTACGGCATCCCCTTCCCCGTCTTCGCCCGCGCCTCCTTCGGGGTGCGCGGCGCCAACCTCCCTGCCGTGGTGCGGGCGTTGGTGGCGTGCGGCTGGTTCGGCATCCAGACGTGGATCGGCGGCGAGGCGATCTACTTCCTCGCCGGGAAACTCATCGGTGACAGCTGGGCGAACGCCTCGCACGTCGGCGGCTACGCCTGGACGATGTGGCTGTCCTTCGCCATCTTCTGGGCGATCCAGGTCGCCATCATCTACCGGGGTATGGAGACCATCCGCCGATTCGAGAACTGGGCCGCGCCCTTCGTGCTCCTCGGCGCCGGCGTGATGCTGTGGTGGATGGCGAGCAAGGCCGGCGGCTTCGGTCCGCTGCTCGACCAGCCCTCCAAGGTCGGCTACGGCGCGGACTTCTGGAAGATCTTCGCGCCCGCCCTCATGGGCATGATCGGCTTCTGGTCCACGCTGTCCCTGAACATCCCGGACTTCACCCGCTACGGCAAGAGCCAGAAGGCCCAGACGTGGGGGCAGGCGCTCGGTCTGCCTACGACGATGACATTGTTCGCGTTCCTCTCCGTCATGGTCACCTCGGGCTCGCAGGCCGTGTACGGCGAGGCCATCTGGGACCCGGTCCAGCTCGCCGCCAAGACCGACAACGTCTTCGGACTGCTGTTCGCCCTGGTCACCGTGCTGGTGGCGACCCTCTCCGTGAACGTCGCGGCGAACCTGGTCTCGCCGGCCTTCGACTTCTCCAACATCGCGCCCCGGAAGATCAGTTTCCGGGCCGGCGCGCTCGCCACCTGCGTCCTCGGCGTCCTGATCTTCCCGTGGAAGCTGTACTCCGACCCGCAGGGCTACATCTTCACCTGGCTCGGCCTCGTCGGCGGTCTCCTCGGCACGGTCGCCGGCATCCTCATCGCCGACTACTGGATCCTGCGCCGCGGCAAGCTCGACCTCGCCGACCTGTACCGCGCGGGCGGACGGTACTGGTACGACAACGGCTGGAACTGGCGAGCGGTCGTCGCGTTCCTGGTCGGCGGTGTGCTGGCCGTCGGCGGCGCCAACTTCGCGCCGCTGATCGACGGGCGGCCCATCCCGGCCCTGTCCTCACTGGCCGACTACGGCTGGGCGGTGGGCCTGGGCACCTCGATGGTGCTCTACCTGGTGCTGATGCTGGCGACCGGCCAGGGCAGGACCGGGACGCGGGAGGAGGCGCAGGTCTGA
- a CDS encoding TIGR03842 family LLM class F420-dependent oxidoreductase encodes MDFGLVLQTDPPASRVIELMQRAEANGFTYGWTFDSAVLWQEPFVIYSQILSSTEKLTVGPMVTNPGTRTWEVTASTFATLNDMFGNRTVCGIGRGDSAMRVAGRTPNTLARISGAMKVIRSLGRGEEADLGGAVVKFPWVRPGAELPVWMAAYGPKALKMTGEEADGFILQLSDLYLTEYMVKAVKDAAVAAGRDPSEVKICVAAPAYITEDDSPEALAHARDQCRWFGGMVGNHVADLVSKYGEHSAAVPEELTDYIKAREGYDYSHHGRADNPDTQFVPDEIVDRFCVIGTPEMHVEKLNKLRELGVDQFAVYDMHDAQEAVIDAYGSTVIPAVNA; translated from the coding sequence ATGGACTTCGGACTTGTCCTCCAAACCGACCCGCCGGCCTCGCGTGTCATCGAGCTGATGCAGCGCGCCGAGGCCAACGGCTTCACGTACGGCTGGACCTTCGACTCCGCCGTGCTGTGGCAGGAACCGTTCGTGATCTACAGTCAGATCCTCTCCAGCACCGAGAAGTTGACGGTCGGCCCGATGGTGACCAACCCGGGCACCCGCACCTGGGAGGTCACCGCCTCCACCTTCGCCACCCTCAACGACATGTTCGGCAACCGCACGGTCTGCGGCATCGGCCGCGGCGACTCCGCGATGCGTGTCGCCGGCCGCACTCCCAACACCCTGGCCCGGATCAGCGGCGCGATGAAGGTCATCCGCTCGCTCGGCCGGGGCGAGGAGGCCGACCTCGGCGGTGCGGTGGTCAAGTTCCCGTGGGTGAGGCCGGGCGCCGAACTCCCCGTCTGGATGGCCGCGTACGGCCCCAAGGCGCTCAAGATGACCGGCGAGGAGGCGGACGGGTTCATCCTCCAGCTCTCCGACCTCTATCTGACCGAGTACATGGTCAAGGCGGTCAAGGACGCGGCCGTCGCCGCCGGACGCGACCCGTCCGAGGTGAAGATCTGCGTCGCCGCCCCCGCGTACATCACCGAGGACGACTCGCCCGAGGCGCTCGCCCACGCCCGCGACCAGTGCCGCTGGTTCGGCGGGATGGTCGGCAACCACGTCGCCGACCTGGTGTCGAAGTACGGCGAACACTCCGCCGCCGTACCCGAGGAACTCACCGACTACATCAAGGCCCGCGAGGGCTACGACTACTCCCACCACGGACGGGCCGACAACCCCGACACCCAGTTCGTGCCGGACGAGATCGTCGACCGGTTCTGCGTCATCGGCACCCCCGAGATGCACGTCGAGAAGCTCAACAAGCTGCGTGAGCTCGGCGTCGACCAGTTCGCCGTCTACGACATGCACGACGCCCAGGAAGCCGTCATCGACGCCTACGGCTCGACGGTCATCCCGGCCGTCAACGCCTGA